aaaggtCCATATACATGTGTTGTCGTTACAATATCACTAGGTGTTTAGGGTtttgaataatactgttattacttaatgttgcattatttaacgtacttcgttaacaggtgtttcacaagatcatcctaaGATGGATTTAGATATGATAACTAGCTTAATACTACCGATTGTGAAGGCGGATCCCATGACGTCTGTGTCAGTCTTAATTGTCAATATTTGTAGCCAATTaaggtacacgccctcttaccgtaaggcttggatagctaagcagaaggcatTGGAAAAGATACAAAGTGGGTGAGATGGTTCATATAATGAAgtgtggcagtggtgtcaggtgctggagAGATATGTCCCAAGTTGCATAACAAACCTTGAAACGGGCCCTGCATAATACAACGACCACTTGCTCCGTGGATGACAAGTGTTCAAACGTCTgttctggagctttaagcaatACCGAGACATATTTGtgtactgcaagccattggtacaaattgatggTACCTTTATGTAtagtagatatacccatcggctattgTTAGTTGTGGCACAGGATGGTGGTGAGAGAATCtttccaattgcgtttgcaataacatcGGAGGAGTTTGGTGATGACTGAGATTTatttctttctaggttaaggaggcatgtctcCCCCCAATCTGATATCTGCCTTATATTGGATCGGGGCACTGGAATACTAGTTGCAATTGAGCGGTAGGGAAGCCTATGGGATCacacacaccatcggtattgtTTAAGGTATATTGTGTCCAACTACTATGGGCAATATCGGTTTACCGCTGAACGGCAGCAAGTGAcaaacatgggtatttaatctctattaatataatttcgttggtaatattcaatttattttgaataGAAGAGTGAtatgtaattttcgctatcaacttatattgacagggtacgagatcaataaggcccattttcatgagatgttggcaattttgcGGTCAGTTAACGATCAAGGCGCatactacctttgtaacatacctttcgattAGTGGACACAAGTATATAACgacggcctacgatatggtcatatgacctcaaacctggttGAATACATAAATTCTATTCTAAAAGGAATGTGTCATTTGCCAATAACCTCAATTGTGTGAGAGATATACTTTCGTTTAGGCGGTACTTTTTCCAAAACAAGCAGCGAGTTATAAAAGCCAATTGAAGGGAAGACATATATGGTGCCGGAAGGTATTGTAAGAAATTAACAAGATGAATGAGCGAGCCAACACCAtacacacagtgtgtcacgatcacGACAACTAATGATTCATGTGATGGAATTCGACAGACCGAACCAAGGTATTACCGGTGGACAATACCGTATACACTTGAGAAATAGAACTTGCGATTGGGACGCTtaatgcacttcgttatccatgcgctaatgcaattgcagcttgtcagaatctctgtTTGGATCCCATTAgctatgtcgacgaagtgtacaaaatagaatacatgtacaatgtgtggAGATATGTATTTCTACCGATCCCAGATGAACATAAGTGACCGTCTGTATCACTTGCTCTGTTTAAGTTGTTATCGAATAGAGAATTACGTCGCAAACCAAAAGATCGACCTTACTCGAGTAGAATACGTGACAATATGGATATTCAGGGAAGAACGAACCAACaaaagttgtgcggatggtgtaagAACCTAGGTCATACAATTCAAGCATGTCTAAATCGAAATAGTTGGTAATTGTTTAAATGaaactatgttgcattatttatattgcattatttaaaagaacttctattttattaaatatgacaaaagataaaaataatttactattaaaatattcagaacaaattttattttattaagtgaaacaatataaaaatagtttgtacaaatatatttaaaaaaatcagtgTATGTACCGGTCAAAATTAGTGCTACATAGGGATGGTCAACAGTTACGCGTTGGATTCTTGGTTCAGCTTCCGGTAGGGGTTGTGGTTGCTTCGACAGGGGTTGTGGTTGTTctggttgtgggtgttgggaagatgacccaccttgatagaataaagaatgcggaggtgtttgcatcacccacgACAGAGatgtttgaatcccataaggcgaTTGGGATAAAAAATGAGATGAGCTCCCCGATGATGTCTCGTGCGATGTCTCGTGCGATCCCTCCTGCAACGATGGCTTATATATCGTCTGTTGAGTCAGAATTATTGGAAAAAAAGATACACCCATGCATTCCAACCTGGCATAGGActggaaaaaggaaacatataagcgttaggatacatataagggctagaaTACGCACTTGGCATAATCTGAAGGGGCTGTAGTGTAGGTGTCGTCGCTTAAGGCGTTGGGCCCAGTAATTGTGTGGGCGCTATTGATAGGCCCATGCCGTCATCCCTTCTcattggatttaaagggccccgtAGTTTCCCTTCAACACTGATTTGCCGACTTCTCTGCTCTTCTGAGAATAAATATGGCTTGTCATGGATCCTAAACAATGACATGTAATCCGGCACACACGCTAACTCTGAAACAATGATCGGTTCCCGAGTAAGTATATGATcatacctattttctcaaattttgatatattccGAGAAGAATACCGGCTAATTCGTATTCGATTGCCATAAGTCAATTTTGTGCTTATCATCAAGCACCTCAGGTGTCACGGGAATCGATTGTTGGAATCCAAATTACCGCAACACTCTATCCATTTGGTGTATCTCGATAGTAGCATAGTTGATAAGAATATTAGTTATATAcgtaatactaaatactaaatatgaaatgactatgttatgtatatatattttatttaatacttacatgcgCTTCCGAccattggtctaatagaagccgtatatcttcaagagcggtAGGTATTCTAATATAACTCGCcaaatggttccacctaattaaataaattttaagcataaaattatattttaaatctatgtaataattgtaaaatctaatatagaTTTTatctcgttatgagtgggaatgtatatgggtggttcactcgaaaACGTAAAAATGAAAAGCGAAACTGAGCCCATAAttgtagtagtgataggcaaccttcgattttggctttatttggtggTTTCGCCATGCACATCTCCctgtacaatgttgccaacatggCAAACCCCCAACTAAGTTCGTCAGCTGTTctaaaatcaacaagtttcaACAGCCACCTCATATGTATGACGTTTCATGATAAGtctggcatcagataacctccaacgATCTCAAGGATGTATACTCGAGCATATCGTGTTTTTTCTACTTCAGTCGAATCATTCCCCGCTCTGAGAATGTGTCTCATAACCAGCCTATCTTGATTCGACCTTCGTATATATTATCTGGAATCACACCCAAAATATCGTAGCATATGGCTCCCCAATCAGCAGATTGAACGGACCCCGTAAGTACGGacccatccaccggcaatcctAATTGTAATTGCACGTCCTCCAAAGTGATGGTACACTCTCCGTatagaagatggaatgtgtgcgtctcgagtCTCCACTTCTTTATGAACGCGCTGATGAGTTTCGGGTTCAACTTGCATCCTCAGTTTATATTGGCCACGTGCAAAAAACTcgcttccctcaagtaattttctatcaacaGTGATAGAGAACTAAacatattacgaatataacattgtaacactCAATCTTTAtactgttataaaaaaatataaaataaaaattaattaaaattacataaataaaaactattaaataatattcaaaaattgaaattaaccctTACTATTTTGTTCGACagagatatgtttatgatcgaAACGAATTGATTCCCCGACCATTGCTAAAAagatcaaatatttttgaaattttaaaaaaaataatactaatttagaaaaaaaataaaggaaataattaattaaagagagctttaaaaaatttaggggaaatttgagagtttttttgagaaatttggaagaaatgttgtgtgaaaaaaataggaggggtttttatatatatatttttaccgtTGGACCCCTCAACggtcaaaattttaaatgaccGTTGGTAAAAAATACGGGCTAAAACGCATTTTTGAGGGAGtgattttgccatgtcagcaaagtGTGTCCACGTCAACgcgttttgtgctgacatggcaaaatcgctccctCAGGGACGTGTTTTGCTGGAATTTTCCCCTAAAACGTTCCTACGTGGACACGTTTTGGAGTTTTCAgcctattttgataaataattaaaaaatgacccatttccgtaaataaagTTGGAAATGGACATTTATTGGTAAAATAGtctaaattatagattaaaaaaaagattAGAAGTGTCTAGAAATTGCAATCGAAACGTAATTGCAACCATACTTCATTTTTTACTAAATACACAAAACAAAGCATTGAAACAACACATCCATGTGATGGTAAATATATTCGTGTGTATATCATTACATTTAATTGATTGATTAAgctaatatatattaatttagtaaaaaaataactaaaaaattaattatttttagaaatggataaatattattagaaatgtgtttttaatttgtttatattttatataaaatcaataaaaagtaatttaaatcCATTATAAACTAGGAAAAAAAACTCATGTGATATTTGGATTTAAGGGATTATAATctttcaaaacctcatttttacCCACTTctgaattgtttttttatttcactaGGGGTGCATAGAATAgccaaacaaaaatatttttacttttaggaatttagtatttatatttttttatattttaaaattcagatccAACTGTTAATTCGATtaagattattttgttaaattcaaattcatttcaacgtatttttttaattatactgttaccaagtgagtatttcttttatttcaaaatatcacactaacaaatttaacaaaaaagttAACAATGTTAAAACTGAATcttaattttgaaatctaaaaagtagagggtctaaattcctaaaaataaaattacagaaactaaatttgtgaagagtacaaagatctatagcatattttaaccttaaataaaATAGCCAAACAAGAAACTCAAATAAAATACGTCGATAGCAGGGTTCGAACCTGCGCGGGCCTAGCCCAACAGATTTCAAGTCTGTCTCCTTAACCACTCGGACATATCGACTTATTCCTTAGGCATATATAAATATGGTAATAAGGAATTACTATTACAATAGAATTAAAACTGTTACCAGCTTCCTTCGAAAATAAAAACTGTAACCAGCTTAGTGAATTTTGAGGCAAGTAGTACTTACAAATTATCAGATCTAATGATATTACCACTACTCTCATGCTTTCACCACTTTAATGGACTCATGGTTGGCTTTCAAATATATTATGCCCAGATTTAAATCGAACCCAGGAGAAGGTTATGCTACTGTGATTAATTTGATTTGGGTGTCTCATTTTGAACCTAATTGAGCTAAAACATAGGCCCATCCGACCTAACAACAAACTCCATGGCTCATTAGTAAAGCTTAACTGACCTGAGCTTCACTTTTCTGTTATTTTTCGGTTGCCTTCCCTACTTCCCTGCTGCTGGGAAACCACTGCCGGAGTTTTCACTTCAAAGGTACCAGTTTTTCAATTTTCCCCTTTTTCTAAATAAtctgcttttttttttgtctaactAGTTTCCCTAAGCACAATccaatttctttcaatttatttattttttgggaattttcttttctttatatatatatatatatgaaatgtgaaTTTTCTGCAATAGTTTTctgttattttgattttgagaaCATTGGTTTTTACGGGTTTTTCCCTTCTTCTGAACAATCAGAAACGAAGAAGGttgaagaaataaaaatggaGGCGAATCGGACGAACACGGGAGAAGAGGAAGCAAATTGTTTAATCCCAAAGGGTGGCCCCATTTATATTTCCAATCTCATTAGTCCTCTCACTAGCGTGCCTGAGTTTCAAAACTCAGTTCTTCGACAACTCCAGGTTGTATATTCTTTTATTATCACAATATCCCTTTTAATATCATATCTTTCACAGTACTCtgcaatggttttttttttttttggtctttgATATTCTGTTTTTCCTATGATTTCTTGTGTTATTTATAGGAATTAGAGGCTGAATTGGATTCACATCAACTTGCTGAGTCTGAGGATATTTGGTTAGTATCACCCCATCTTCATTTCTACTTTTTGTTTAGTCTCTTTCAAAACAATGTATTCTCATTGCATCTCTCCTATTTTAAAGTTATTCGGACTCGGGTTCGAGTGTAGGCACATAAGTGTATATTCAAGTTTTTGTCATGTATTTGAAGGGTTCTTGGAGGTGGATATCCCATACCAATACCTAGATATGTGTTGGACACAAGTagcttaagaaaaatgaagagtcagtAGCACAGGCATATCGTatgattttgattcattttttctATTAATTCTACGGTTTACAGTGTTGACGACCTTAAAATTCACAAGGAGGAAGAGTTAGTAGAAATGGCTCTCAAGGAAGCTTTTAAGGTATTTGCTGATATTATCATAAAGGATAGTATCAAGCTACTAATAAAGTTAGAATTGCTCTAGTTTTtagtttgtttatttaatttatttatggatTATACTGTAGGAGGATGAGCATGTTGAAAATGCTTCTGAAGGTTTAGAAAACGGCTCCAATTTAGGGTGAGCTATATGCATATTTCTCGTTTATTATCTTGTCCTTTTCGGTTGATCTAAAATACAACTTATATTTGAAAATGCTTTTAGATTTCTTCTAATATATTTTCCGGATTTTGGGATTATTTTCACTTATTTATCCTTGAGTAAGCACAATTACCTTTTTGGCTGGTAGTTGATGTTATGTCTTAATTTCTTGGCTTTAGATAGGGATCTTCAAGTTTTTCAGAGCAATACCAATTCATTTTCAGCTTTTGTTTCACTCACTTGTACCATTTGTACTGCAGTTATCATACAAGATCCAGAAAGGGACATGCAGTAGAGAATGCTTCAACTTCAATCGAGCCCTCAAATGGGTGTCCTGGTACTGATTTAGATGGAGCTGCGACAGATAGGAAGAATGGCTCAAAGAAGCAAAAGAGAAGGAGAATGAATGACCGTCATATTGAAGTATGGTACTGGTTGTATtgaatttcttttacttttaagtACTATAATCTAATCTTAGTGAGTATAATAGTTTAGTATTCTAGCCTTATATCGTTCAAACTTGACGATTTTGCCTTTTAAACTGTTTGTTTTCCTGCAGAAGTTTTAGTGTTTTCTTGGCAAGTATATTCTTTTAATCGGATTGCCTATTTTATTTAATGGTCTAAAACAAAAATCACACCTCACAAACATATCTCGTAATCTTGTTATATTCCTTCTTAACAAAGTTTTCACCATTGCATTTCTAGGATACATATATCAAAAAGGTTGACAAACTTGCAAAGATTAAACAAAAGCAGGATGAAGACAAAGCAACAGCAAAGCTACATGCTTTGAAGTTTGTATTGAGATCTGTCTGTGGTATTCTCTAACTGATAAACCTTTTCCTGATCATTGCTGACCTTCGTCTATAAACTTGGTGCAGTGCCATCTCCAAGATCTCTGAAGGTTCAATTCCATCGTCTGATAAAATTGAAAGGATGAAATCTCTCCGGTTTACGAGTTCTAGTGGAAAGGTTTGCCAAAGATTCCTTTGTCTATTTATTGTAGATGAtcttttgaaattcattttgCTAAAATCTGAAGGTGTTCAAATTTGGtgcatttatattattatatcctATATTGCTCAGATTCTTCACTTTGCTTGAAATACATAGACAAATATTTGGACAATGGTGTGGGCTATGACCTTCCAAGAATCCTCCAAATGCATGGAGAAACTTGGAAAAATTGAACATACCCTGTTGGACACATTCTCGTATCCATTGTTTACACCCAAGCTTGAGTAATATAGCTTATAAACTTTGTTGGTCAAAATATGTCGTCAATCCCAGAACTTTGGAAAAGTTTGAGATTTAATCCCTCTACTTAAAAAGTTAGAAGTTAAGACTTCTTACTTTTTCGTGTTAAAAATTGTAGTCCAATCATTGACAccattagtattttttttttttggggtcaAAATTTGCATACTATCAGATATGCTTACTTAGTTCATAATGATGCTTCTAAAATTGGTATGATAGCTTGGATATATTGATggtaaattttgatagaaaatattaaagatatcAATGATTGGACTAgggtttttaaattgaaaaagtaaagatttaatttttaactttttaaatacatggactaaatctcaaatttcatTCGAGTATAGGGGCTGGCAGCATAATTTGACATACCTTGTTACATAAAGCAATGAATTTGAATTGATAATAAATTCATCTGGTGTCCTAATTCAAGCCTTTGGATGCCTTCCCGTACagtttgaattaaatttatttctatcTGATCCTTAAAAGATAAGACTAGAATGACAACCTGTAAGAGGTTCCAAGGCAGTCAAATTTAGGACTGAAGTgttctttcttccatttctttctaTGAATGACAGGCAAAGTCGGCAGATGTCAAGGAGCACATACCAGTGTTATACCCTGAAACTATTCTCTGTGTTGAGGTCTACCATAACATACGAAAATGGTCAAAGGTATGGTGCTCTCAGTTCTAAATCACATAGCAGTTCATAttcgatttttatttttcttttatgtttgttACAAGTTATGATCAATTGGATCATAAACTTCTACTGGTTTGTTTCTGATGGTAATGGTGTATGTAAGAGCCATCGAAAGTTAAATTCGCTTAGTTCATATAATGTCACTGACACTTGACTTTCACGATATTATTTCACCATTCATTCCTTTGTCTGATCCTTCTGCTGGTATTGACATCTTGAATTGTTGTAGGTCCAAGAGTTCTTGGTTCTTGGCCGTCAAACCTTAACCGAACTTAAGGACAAGATATGTTGCTTGACTGACCAGGTGATGCAGACGGCTGGCCGTTATGATCCTTCTGGATATTTCCTTATAGAAGTAAGAAACCCAATTTTCTCACCACTTCATCTGTGTGCTGAAACCTTTTTTGTTAATCTATATTGCTTCAACACTCAATCCCTTTTTATGCACGTCTGGCACATATCCGGGCATGCGTATGTGGGTATGACCATCCACATACATGAAAAAATTTGGAATAAGTTGAAGATATCCCTGTCAAGTGCACCTAAATTTGGCAGTCACACCCAAGCCCAAGTAATATAGATATCAACTATAGTATCCGATTGATTGTTATGTTTCTGCAGGATATATTTTTTAATGACTTGAGAGATCCCTGTGCTATAGATTACAGTGAGCCTATTTTTGATTGGCTTAGAAACTCTCCAGATGATGCTATGAGAAAATGGGAAAGCATCATAACTGGTGAGTTGCAACAAAAGCAAAGATCAGTTTTAGGCAGTGTGACACCTTCAAGATTGCCTCATTTCAAAGCCGCGGACATGCacaagactcggttttgtgaatTTAGGTTTCAACTTGGTGCCAGATATCTCTATTGTCATCAGGTGCGGCATTTTCTCCCATCGCTACTTCCATTAATTCATAAAGTGTATGCATTCATCTTGTGAATTCAAAACTCTAAATTGGATTATCGGGTACCCAATGATTTGCTGGGACTTGAAATGTATATGTTATAATCAATCTTTAGCCTATTTTTGTTCGATGAAGGGTGACTGCAAGCACACAATCGTGATTAGGGACATGAGGTCGATTCATCCAGATGATGTACAAAACCGAGCAGCTTATCCAATAATGATCTTTCAACTAAAACCCCGAGTTCAGAAATGCAGTGTTTGTAAAATTACGAGAGCCTCGAAGGTAACCTTAGATGATAAGTGGGCAAGGGAGAACCCTTGTTATTTCTGTGATTATTGCTATTCTCTTCTTCATTCAAAGGACGAGTCCCTATATGATGAATTTTCTGTATTTGATTACTTACATGAGTAGATGCTAAATGTTCATTCTAAGGATTCTTCTATTAATTCATCGGTGGAATGAATACCCAGAACCAAGTAAATTCGCTTCGCGTCTTTAGGTTCAAATTTGATAATTCATGTATGCATGAAcatgatataaactattaaacaTGGCACAATGTGCCCCCATTATTTGAAAGGAATATCGAAATAGAGAAAACATCCAATCTCCTAACAGAAAAGACCATAACCTGGAGAAACCCGGACATGAACAATTCTGTCTGATATAGGGTTTCAACTGagtttatcaaaatttatttacaTAGAAATAAGAATTACGATACGAGAAAATGTACAAACACCATACCACTCCTTACTAACTTAACTCCAATAGTTTTGTGATCCAAGCTCCAACAATATCAATCCGCTGTTGATGCAAGGAAAGCTCGGATCCGTTGTAACAGTTCGGCCTTCACAGAATCGGGAATGGATGCTGCAGAACAAAAACGGCAACAGAAGTGATGCTCCCAAgtcaaaaaaaattaagcatGACAGACAATCATAAGAGAAAAACATGACAATTGAAATGTAGTAAAATCCATCACACCTATCATAAATAAATGGGAAATGGATTAGAGTCTATGCTTTTTCTCGTATACTATTATTGTCCATGAATTTGTCCGCCTTCTTCTCCCTCATATTGAATTACAAATCAACTTGAATGCCTGATCAAAAGCATCTTCCCACCCTTTGTTACTTGGAaacatgtattttttatttttttaagctttTCTATGTATTCGGAAGGACCTTCTTGGCAGGGCATAACTGTATACTCATACCCGGATATGCATTTGACTTGTATCAGACAAggattcaataaaaataaaacgtCAGATTTACTTGGTTCACACCCATCCTAAATTCTTTTACTCTCCATTCTCAATATCATTGACTTCAACATGACCAAAATCGAAACCTTAAGCTTAGTTTGCAAATGCAATGCACCATTTTCCCAAATGAAAAACAAATACAACATTGTAAGTAGCAGATTCCTTCAATATCTATGTTGATAAGGTGTCAACAAGGGAGGAGATAAGGAGTAGAAGGCAAAGAGGGCCGGTTCACCTAAATAGGTGGAGAgccataaaaaaaaagagaaggtaAGGTAAGGAGGAAGGTAGGGAAGCAAAAATTGCAGAGGGTTCGTAAGTGTTTAGGGTTGCTAAAAGGCTCAAAGGATTGATCCCTTCTTCCTCGCTCTACAGGGCGTATATAAGGAAAGAGGTCTCATGCTCAATGAGGCCACATCACTGGCAAATACGGGACATGGTGATTGTGCTGTCGGCCAGGTGATGAGGCCATTATACATATGTAGGTTGTCGTCGAGTGTGGTGTGGCTTTGACACAGTACAAGTTGTTATGCCTAGTGATCCCTTGTGGTCCCCCCTGGAGATGAGCACATACCCGCCAAAAGTGAGTGGCTTGGAGGATAAGGTGCCTAGGTGGGTGACCAGTCGGGCAGTAGAGGATTGTCCGAACACTCAAGTGGAGAATATGCCAAGTGTTGTAGGCTCAGAGGTAAGCGGAGGGCTGTCCATGGATATCCCTTAGGTGTCTTCTCATGGTGCCACATGTCGCGTTGGGTAGGGGTATAAAAATCTACTCTCTCAAAGCTTTTTAAGGTGAGATTGAGAACAAACAGAAAGGGTGAAATGAAAACAAATCAAAATTGTTTGGATTCAAGATGTGAGTGTTCAAGACACGGCTATGTTTACTTTTTTCTAAGCTTGATTATACCCAATCTTAACCAACACTCAGGGCACATAATCGTATCCAACATAAATATACTCAAAATTTGTTCTTCTCGTGTATGTGTGTCAAAGAGAGGGATAGGATAGAGAAAGTGAGGGTTGTAGTTATACTCACATCTGCCTTTTGGGCTGATTACATGAACTAGATCATCCACTGTAACGTTGTTCCTTCCTTTCTTCCTTGTAAATGCCCTTGAAccaaatattatatatacataaactaTGTTAAAATAGGGAGTTTTTAGAGTACCTAAGAACAAAAACAAATGGTGGAATGCAAACAAATATATGTTACTCAGATTTAAGTGTGACCGAATTACTCAGACTTGAGTACAGGTATCGGACATGGATGTGTTCAAATTTTTTCaagtattttcatttattttggagAGTCTTAAGAAGGTCATAGGCCAATACTGCTATGGGTAGGACTTCGATACTTCCAAAAGGAAAAAGGATTCAGAGTAACATCGGATATGATTACAGGATATGAGAATGTATCTAGTACGGATGTGTTAAATATTTGAGTGTAACCATGTATCATGTATGACTATATTCAACATTACAAGATGGAGTGAAaatattttagcaaaaaatatatatttaaaataacaaaataacaaaatatataaatattgaaggttaaatttgttgaattttctaAATGTAGGATTAaagtaacaaaataaataaaagtcgagagttaaaattattattatattaat
The sequence above is drawn from the Gossypium hirsutum isolate 1008001.06 chromosome A05, Gossypium_hirsutum_v2.1, whole genome shotgun sequence genome and encodes:
- the LOC107956983 gene encoding snRNA-activating protein complex subunit isoform X3, which codes for MEANRTNTGEEEANCLIPKGGPIYISNLISPLTSVPEFQNSVLRQLQELEAELDSHQLAESEDICVDDLKIHKEEELVEMALKEAFKEDEHVENASEGLENGSNLGYHTRSRKGHAVENASTSIEPSNGCPGTDLDGAATDRKNGSKKQKRRRMNDRHIEDTYIKKVDKLAKIKQKQDEDKATAKLHALNAISKISEGSIPSSDKIERMKSLRFTSSSGKAKSADVKEHIPVLYPETILCVEVYHNIRKWSKVQEFLVLGRQTLTELKDKICCLTDQVMQTAGRYDPSGYFLIEDIFFNDLRDPCAIDYSEPIFDWLRNSPDDAMRKWESIITGELQQKQRSVLGSVTPSRLPHFKAADMHKTRFCEFRFQLGARYLYCHQPIFVR
- the LOC107956983 gene encoding snRNA-activating protein complex subunit isoform X1, whose protein sequence is MEANRTNTGEEEANCLIPKGGPIYISNLISPLTSVPEFQNSVLRQLQELEAELDSHQLAESEDICVDDLKIHKEEELVEMALKEAFKEDEHVENASEGLENGSNLGYHTRSRKGHAVENASTSIEPSNGCPGTDLDGAATDRKNGSKKQKRRRMNDRHIEDTYIKKVDKLAKIKQKQDEDKATAKLHALNAISKISEGSIPSSDKIERMKSLRFTSSSGKAKSADVKEHIPVLYPETILCVEVYHNIRKWSKVQEFLVLGRQTLTELKDKICCLTDQVMQTAGRYDPSGYFLIEDIFFNDLRDPCAIDYSEPIFDWLRNSPDDAMRKWESIITGELQQKQRSVLGSVTPSRLPHFKAADMHKTRFCEFRFQLGARYLYCHQGDCKHTIVIRDMRSIHPDDVQNRAAYPIMIFQLKPRVQKCSVCKITRASKVTLDDKWARENPCYFCDYCYSLLHSKDESLYDEFSVFDYLHE
- the LOC107956983 gene encoding snRNA-activating protein complex subunit isoform X2 — its product is MEANRTNTGEEEANCLIPKGGPIYISNLISPLTSVPEFQNSVLRQLQELEAELDSHQLAESEDICYHTRSRKGHAVENASTSIEPSNGCPGTDLDGAATDRKNGSKKQKRRRMNDRHIEDTYIKKVDKLAKIKQKQDEDKATAKLHALNAISKISEGSIPSSDKIERMKSLRFTSSSGKAKSADVKEHIPVLYPETILCVEVYHNIRKWSKVQEFLVLGRQTLTELKDKICCLTDQVMQTAGRYDPSGYFLIEDIFFNDLRDPCAIDYSEPIFDWLRNSPDDAMRKWESIITGELQQKQRSVLGSVTPSRLPHFKAADMHKTRFCEFRFQLGARYLYCHQGDCKHTIVIRDMRSIHPDDVQNRAAYPIMIFQLKPRVQKCSVCKITRASKVTLDDKWARENPCYFCDYCYSLLHSKDESLYDEFSVFDYLHE